The genome window AATAAGCCCCAAAAAATGCGAACTGTACTAGCATCGCTTGCCAGTACTTCAAATCGAATAAATCTTTTAAGTATGGAATGAGAATATCATTCATACAAGTCAAGAAACCCCACATAAAAAATAGGGCTGTAATAATCATTAAGATTGATTTGTTGCTGTCTTTGTTCATAGTTAAAAATGGTAATAAAGGAATTCATCTTAGACAGAGATATTTCCTTTTATATATGAGTATGTTATTGTTTTCAGTTTTATAGTGCTATATCCATTTTCAATACCAAATAGAATTTATAAGTAAACAAGTTTGAATTAGGATAATGAATAAAGTTAGGAAGTTCGCTGAATAAGCTAGATGAATATTATTTCAATTGAGAAGGTCTAATGTTTCTTTTAGGTCATTTCAATCATTTAAGGACATATTCGTTAAGTCTATGAAATAAGATCTAGTGATTTGAGCGAACCCTTGACTTGAAATTTAAAAAGTTTTTTAGGTACTGAAAAAAATCTATAGAAGCTGAAAAAGATTGCCTATCAGATAAAAAGCAAAAAAATACAACTGTTATTCAAACACTTAATAAAACATTGAGTCTTAAAGGGATTCAAGTAATTGCACTTAAAAACAATATTTTTTTTCTACATCAACTCCTTCTACTCTTATTAAGAGCAAAAAAAATCACTTCAGAATAATATTCTGAAGTGATACAATTTCCCATCATTTAACTATTAGTAGATGGCGCTGAGTTTCTCAAAACTCTCACCATTTAACCTATACTGGAATAAGCCTTCTGGTGAAGAAACTATCCAGTTACCATTATTAGGTATTACATCATTTGCCACCAAATCAATGGTAAATTTATGCTTTGGCTGTTTTCTATTTTCTACATCCAAAACTCTAATAAAACTTTGATCGCAAACCATGAGTGTATTCCCACTTACGCCCAAACCTTTGGGGCCATCCATATTTACTTCAGAAACTAACTGAATATTGGTTGGGTCAGAAACATTCACTATATCTAGTTGATTAAGCCCTCTATTACACCACGTTTCACTACTTCTTAGCGTCACATAAGCATAGACACCATCAGAAACTACAGGATCACAGCTTACAATATGATGATAGACACCTAAGAAAGATGGAATTTCTCGATTAGAAATATCATAGATATACATCCCTGACTGAGAGCCAATATAAAGTTGATCTCCTAATGGAAAAATAGTTTCGATATCATTTCCGATATAAATCGAATTGGTCAGTACTGGTTTTGCAGGATCTTCTAGGCTGTATACCTGCATATCGTATTGATCAACAGTATACAGATGATTTCCAGTGATTGCAAAACGAGCTAAAGAACCGCCTTTTCCGCTTGAGACTAAATCTCCTGAAGGAGACAGTGAAGCATCTTCAGAACCTTCACAAGAAATAAGTGTAGCTAACAAAAAAGCTGAAAAGTATAAAATGTATTTTTTCATGATGTTAGTTTTTAACTGGCAGGATTATTACTAGCCCAAGCAACAATATATTCAGGCTCTTTTGATTGAGATCGGTCATAATTGTAAGGGACATAATCCAAGTCTGGAGGAGTTAGCCCAGGAAAAATATTTCTGACCCTATTTATTTCAGCAATTGAACCATCTATATTCAGACTTACACTAACCATATCCACCGCATTATCTGCATAGATTACATTTCCTTTTACAGCTATATCAACATTTCCAGGGATTTTGAGGAAGCCTGTTCTTTGAGGGTTAATTGGGTCGGTATTGTTGATAATATGGATTCCTTTATACTTTTCATTTAGAAAAATATAATCTCCAAAAATATACAGCTTACCAGGTTGAATAATTTCTTGAGGGCCCATCTTCTTGACTGAACTTTCCAATTCCGTTCTTGTCATGTAAATAGGTTCGTATTCTGAGTAATCTCCACCCCATTGGTCAACTACTACATCATCTTCCTCCTCACCCATATCGATGTAGCAGGAAGTAAGTGTTGAACTAAAAAAAAGTAAGTAGAGTAGTTTTTTATAAAGTTTCATAGCACATCATCATTAGATTCTTCTATACGACAAGCACTCCTAATGATTTGACATTCAATCAAACTAACTTCTTAGAATATTATAAAAACACATAAAAATAAGTCAAAGGGATTTTTAGTTTAATGCAAAAAAAAAGCCCACCAAAGGTGAACTTCTTTTGTAACCCAAAAACTAACTATTACTCATTGCTACTTTCTACTATAATCTTATATATCTTGTGGGCTTAAAGCCTCTTTATATCTTTGTTTTTTTTCGATACTCAAAAGTAGTAATCTTCTAAGACAAGGTAGAATTTATATTGCTAATAAAAATTAATATGTCTGTTAACGATATTATATTAAAATCTGCCCTGTCATTAGAATAACACAAATCACTCTCTTTTTAATTCAAAATTTTCTTATTTACTTCACAGCAAAATAGAGCATTATTCTAAAGGAAGTTCGTTTCCAAATTCACCTATGAATCACTTATTAAAAGAAGTACGAGTATTAGTTCAAAAAGAAATGACCTTAGAGTGGAGAGATCGCTCATCGCTCAATGGTATTTTACTCTATACTTTCAGTACTGTATTTGTGTGTTACCTAAGTTTTAACCAACAAAAAGTACATCTTCATCAGATTACTTGGAATACATTATTCTGGAT of Sediminitomix flava contains these proteins:
- a CDS encoding LVIVD repeat-containing protein, with protein sequence MKKYILYFSAFLLATLISCEGSEDASLSPSGDLVSSGKGGSLARFAITGNHLYTVDQYDMQVYSLEDPAKPVLTNSIYIGNDIETIFPLGDQLYIGSQSGMYIYDISNREIPSFLGVYHHIVSCDPVVSDGVYAYVTLRSSETWCNRGLNQLDIVNVSDPTNIQLVSEVNMDGPKGLGVSGNTLMVCDQSFIRVLDVENRKQPKHKFTIDLVANDVIPNNGNWIVSSPEGLFQYRLNGESFEKLSAIY